A genomic stretch from Chitinophaga agri includes:
- a CDS encoding SusE domain-containing protein, which produces MKKFLAYILLALLFTACKKDEVRSVYTLPAGTPAFSSSIQSVVLDSTKKNDVAAAFSWATVSYGIHADVTYSLEFDTSNTLSHAIAFIMNADTAKRYTVAELNAIALQTGLEGGKAGTLYVRMKGEVRQNGTSTNPSTIPVTYSAILTITVTPYAPGNIARMWVPGEYQGWNAGTAPTIADAAGKGAYEGYIYFPNNASGNYTFKITTAPNWNDPAWGYESNTKMVKGGGNLFTPGEGYFLVRANVNSRDWSTTLTTWSLVGDAIADNWETDIPMTYDVASGTWIAASVAVKGSGGFKFRANKGWTLNYGPTDGKLVQDGGNISAPGGVAGNYKVVLNLSESGHYTYTITKL; this is translated from the coding sequence ATGAAAAAATTCCTCGCTTATATTTTATTGGCACTTCTCTTTACCGCATGTAAGAAAGATGAAGTCAGATCAGTGTATACGCTGCCGGCAGGTACACCCGCTTTCAGCAGCAGCATTCAGTCAGTCGTACTGGACAGCACCAAAAAGAACGACGTCGCTGCCGCCTTCTCCTGGGCGACAGTCAGCTATGGTATCCATGCAGATGTGACGTACTCGCTTGAGTTTGATACCAGCAACACGCTGTCGCATGCGATAGCATTTATTATGAATGCAGATACCGCTAAACGTTATACCGTCGCAGAACTGAATGCCATCGCCTTACAGACCGGACTCGAAGGCGGAAAGGCGGGCACGCTCTATGTACGCATGAAAGGAGAAGTAAGGCAGAATGGTACTTCTACCAATCCTTCTACCATCCCTGTTACTTATTCTGCCATCTTAACGATCACCGTCACCCCTTATGCACCAGGAAATATCGCGCGGATGTGGGTACCGGGAGAATACCAGGGATGGAATGCAGGTACCGCACCCACCATTGCAGATGCAGCGGGTAAAGGCGCATACGAAGGCTATATCTATTTCCCTAACAACGCGAGTGGCAACTATACATTCAAGATCACGACCGCCCCTAACTGGAATGATCCGGCCTGGGGATATGAAAGCAATACCAAAATGGTAAAAGGTGGCGGCAATTTATTTACACCCGGTGAAGGATATTTCCTTGTCAGGGCAAATGTCAATTCGAGAGACTGGAGTACGACACTGACCACCTGGTCGCTCGTCGGCGACGCCATAGCTGACAACTGGGAAACAGATATTCCGATGACCTATGATGTTGCTTCCGGTACGTGGATCGCTGCTTCCGTAGCGGTGAAAGGTTCCGGTGGATTTAAGTTCAGGGCCAATAAAGGATGGACGCTGAACTACGGCCCTACAGATGGTAAACTGGTACAGGATGGCGGTAACATCTCCGCACCTGGTGGTGTGGCGGGTAACTATAAAGTAGTGTTGAACCTGAGTGAGTCAGGCCATTACACTTACACGATCACTAAACTGTAA
- a CDS encoding glycoside hydrolase family 53 protein, which yields MKRLLIATGILVMAAMSCRKYDMPGNIPTTNPILENMVRGADVSWLTEMEAAGLKFYDTTGKQTDGMQLMKDINMNAIRLRVWVNPVNGYNNTADVLAKATRAHALGMQLLIDFHYSDSWADPGQQTTPAAWASQDITALQTSVYEHTRSVLTALKEKSIIPTWVQVGNETNNGMLWPLGKASDHMDNFALLINAGYKAVKEIDNNIKVIVHLSNGYDNELFKWMFDGLVANKANFDVIGMSLYPATAAWQVPNQQCEANMRDMISRYNKEIMICEIGMPATSPVATNYFIRDLYTRIHNLPDGKGLGAFYWEPQAYNKWQNYLLGAFDNSGKPTFAMDAFK from the coding sequence ATGAAAAGACTACTGATAGCAACAGGCATCCTGGTAATGGCAGCCATGAGTTGCCGGAAATATGACATGCCGGGTAACATTCCCACCACCAATCCCATCCTGGAAAACATGGTGCGTGGGGCAGATGTGAGCTGGCTCACAGAAATGGAAGCTGCCGGATTAAAATTCTATGATACCACCGGCAAACAGACCGATGGCATGCAGTTGATGAAAGACATCAACATGAATGCGATCCGTCTACGTGTATGGGTGAACCCGGTGAATGGGTATAACAACACAGCGGATGTATTGGCGAAAGCCACACGTGCACATGCATTAGGCATGCAACTGCTGATCGACTTTCATTACAGTGATTCATGGGCGGATCCAGGACAACAAACAACACCTGCGGCCTGGGCCAGTCAGGATATCACCGCCCTGCAGACATCTGTCTATGAGCACACCCGTTCTGTGCTGACAGCATTGAAAGAGAAGAGCATCATCCCTACGTGGGTACAGGTAGGTAATGAGACCAACAATGGTATGTTATGGCCGCTCGGTAAAGCATCTGATCATATGGATAACTTCGCCCTGCTCATCAATGCAGGTTACAAGGCGGTGAAAGAGATAGATAACAACATCAAGGTCATCGTACACCTGTCCAACGGTTACGATAATGAGCTGTTCAAATGGATGTTTGACGGGCTGGTGGCAAATAAAGCCAACTTCGATGTGATCGGTATGTCGCTGTATCCGGCTACTGCTGCATGGCAGGTGCCTAATCAGCAGTGTGAAGCGAACATGCGGGATATGATCTCCCGTTACAACAAGGAGATCATGATATGTGAGATCGGTATGCCGGCGACATCACCGGTAGCAACGAATTACTTTATCAGGGACCTTTATACAAGAATCCATAACTTACCGGATGGCAAAGGCCTCGGCGCGTTTTATTGGGAACCACAGGCGTATAACAAATGGCAGAACTATTTGTTAGGTGCTTTTGATAACAGCGGTAAGCCGACATTTGCGATGGACGCGTTCAAATAA
- the galB gene encoding beta-galactosidase GalB codes for MYRYKTPLLLAMVLMSVKGMSQARQEYLLEKNWKFAKGDHPEAVKEAFNDKGWETVAVPHDWAIKGPFDGNNDLQKVQIVQNGEQEASMKAGRTGGLPFIGAGWYRRSFTVPQFAPGKRAVLLFDGAMSNAEIYVNGKKVGTWPYGYNSFSFDITDYLHAKGNNTLAVRLENFEQASRWYPGAGLYRNVHLIVTNDTHIPVWGTYLTTPAVTKDSATVRLQTTIDRSKKTAVIIKTNLLDASGKVVASASTPLPADSTIATQSFSVAHPALWSPETPVIYKAVTQVYEGTQLKDAYETPFGIRSIEYKAGKGFLLNGVPRKFKGVCNHHDLGPLGAAINTAALRRQVRLLKDMGCDAIRTTHNMPAPELVQLCDEMGIMLMVESFDEWKAPKVKNGYSLYFDEWVEKDLVNMLHHYRNNPSNIMWSIGNEVPDQSSANGKDIARRLQDICHREDPTRPVTAGMDRFDDAINKGFAAVLDIPGFNYKPQRYPEAYSKLPQGFLMGTETASTVSSRGIYKFPVEFAKNKMYDDNQSSSYDFEACSWSQVPDDEFVQQDDLDYAIGEFVWTGFDYLGEPTPYDSKWPSHSSYFGIFDLAGIPKDRFYLYRSKWNTQQATLHLLPHWTWPGREGQVTPVFCYTSYPSAELFVNGKSMGRLSKDTSSHQSRYRLMWKDVVYQPGAIKVVAYDVAGKAVAEESVKTAGAPHHIQLEADRSVLKADGKDLAYITASVVDAEGNLCPDAGNLLQFEVTGAGSFKAVANGDATSLEAFQEPRMKVFSGRLVFIVQAGEKMGKVNVVVKADKIRSASCGLSVK; via the coding sequence ATGTACAGATATAAAACGCCGTTGCTGCTGGCAATGGTATTGATGAGTGTAAAAGGAATGTCCCAGGCGCGGCAGGAGTATCTGCTGGAGAAGAACTGGAAGTTTGCCAAAGGAGACCATCCGGAAGCCGTAAAAGAGGCGTTTAACGACAAGGGATGGGAAACAGTGGCCGTACCGCACGATTGGGCAATAAAGGGCCCCTTTGACGGCAATAATGATTTACAGAAAGTACAGATCGTACAGAACGGAGAACAGGAAGCGAGTATGAAAGCAGGTCGCACAGGTGGCCTGCCTTTCATCGGCGCCGGATGGTATCGCCGTTCGTTCACGGTGCCGCAGTTTGCGCCGGGTAAAAGAGCCGTTTTACTGTTTGACGGCGCGATGAGCAATGCGGAAATATATGTGAATGGCAAAAAGGTAGGTACCTGGCCTTATGGGTATAATTCTTTCTCTTTTGATATCACGGACTATCTGCATGCCAAAGGGAATAACACCCTGGCTGTGAGACTGGAGAACTTTGAACAGGCCTCCCGCTGGTATCCCGGCGCAGGTCTCTACCGCAATGTACACCTGATCGTCACGAACGATACGCATATCCCCGTATGGGGCACCTATCTCACGACGCCGGCTGTTACGAAAGACAGCGCGACTGTGAGACTACAGACAACCATTGACCGTAGTAAAAAAACAGCGGTTATTATAAAGACAAACCTGCTGGATGCCAGCGGGAAAGTGGTCGCATCTGCATCTACGCCGTTACCGGCGGATAGCACTATTGCGACACAATCGTTCTCCGTTGCACATCCTGCATTATGGTCTCCCGAAACGCCCGTAATATACAAGGCCGTCACACAGGTATATGAAGGAACACAGTTAAAGGACGCGTATGAAACGCCATTTGGTATCCGCTCCATCGAGTACAAGGCAGGAAAGGGTTTTCTACTGAACGGTGTGCCCAGGAAGTTCAAAGGTGTGTGTAATCACCATGACCTGGGACCGCTCGGAGCGGCTATCAATACGGCGGCCTTACGCAGGCAGGTACGCTTGCTGAAAGACATGGGCTGTGACGCCATCCGTACGACGCATAACATGCCGGCACCTGAACTGGTGCAGCTGTGTGATGAAATGGGTATCATGCTGATGGTGGAATCATTCGATGAATGGAAAGCGCCTAAAGTAAAGAACGGCTATAGCTTGTATTTCGATGAATGGGTAGAGAAAGACCTGGTCAATATGCTGCATCATTACAGGAATAATCCGTCTAACATCATGTGGAGCATCGGTAATGAAGTGCCTGATCAGAGCTCTGCGAATGGGAAAGATATTGCCCGCCGCCTGCAGGATATTTGTCACCGCGAAGATCCTACACGCCCGGTCACCGCGGGCATGGACCGCTTTGATGATGCGATCAATAAAGGGTTTGCTGCTGTGTTAGATATCCCAGGGTTTAACTATAAGCCACAGCGTTATCCGGAGGCGTATTCCAAATTGCCACAAGGTTTTCTCATGGGGACGGAAACTGCTTCTACCGTGAGTTCCAGAGGGATCTACAAATTCCCGGTGGAGTTTGCGAAGAATAAGATGTATGATGATAACCAGTCTTCTTCTTATGACTTTGAAGCCTGTTCCTGGTCGCAGGTACCGGATGACGAGTTTGTACAACAAGATGATCTGGATTATGCGATAGGTGAGTTTGTATGGACGGGTTTTGACTATCTCGGAGAGCCAACGCCGTATGATTCCAAATGGCCGTCGCATAGTTCTTACTTCGGGATTTTCGACTTAGCGGGGATACCGAAGGATCGGTTTTATCTGTATAGAAGTAAGTGGAATACGCAGCAGGCCACGTTGCATCTCTTGCCGCATTGGACATGGCCAGGCAGGGAAGGACAGGTGACGCCGGTGTTCTGTTATACGAGTTATCCGTCGGCGGAGTTGTTTGTCAATGGTAAGAGTATGGGGCGGTTGTCCAAGGACACATCCAGTCATCAGAGTCGTTATCGTTTGATGTGGAAGGATGTGGTGTATCAGCCTGGTGCTATCAAAGTAGTCGCGTATGACGTCGCAGGAAAAGCGGTGGCGGAGGAAAGTGTGAAGACAGCCGGCGCGCCGCATCATATTCAGCTGGAAGCGGATCGGTCTGTGTTAAAAGCGGATGGGAAGGATCTGGCCTATATTACGGCGAGTGTTGTAGATGCGGAGGGGAATCTTTGTCCGGATGCGGGGAATTTGTTACAGTTTGAAGTGACGGGAGCGGGTAGTTTTAAGGCGGTAGCGAACGGGGATGCGACGAGTTTGGAGGCGTTTCAGGAGCCGAGGATGAAGGTATTTAGTGGGAGGTTGGTGTTTATTGTGCAGGCTGGTGAGAAGATGGGGAAGGTGAATGTGGTAGTGAAGGCTGATAAGATACGGTCTGCGTCTTGTGGGCTATCGGTCAAGTAA
- a CDS encoding RagB/SusD family nutrient uptake outer membrane protein, with translation MTIKSLSIITACAAIMATTASCTKDLNRLPYVQETSETVYKDPVKIKGVLAKLYGSLCLSGQHYEDNGLSDIITDNTGTNVFLRNYWQLQELTTDEAVIGWNDGDLLSFHNLNFTPDGKYVKVLYDRIFFGVAACNEFLRQTTEEKMSSFPADVAADIQEYRLEARYLRAFYYWTAIDMYGKVPFVTEADPVGAFQPKQISRADLFTWLEKELQELEGLLPEPRTNEYGRADRGAAWALLARLYLNAKVYTGTEKNTETITYCNKLMSNGAYSLAADYAQLFKTDNDKTNEIIFPILADGVTSQSYGNTSFIVLGSIGGNMNVADYGMSTSWGGMRTTRAIVDLFPDPFGTVDKRAIFYTSGQNLEISDLASFNDGYAVPKFTNMSSTGQPGSDPTRRFTDTDFPMFRLGEIYLAYAEAVVRGGSGGSTAAAVNYVNLLRRRGYGNNNGDISASQLTLDFILAERGRELYWEAKRRTDLVRFGLLTSGSYVWPFKGGVAAGTGVQEKYNVFPIPTTDRIANPNLVQNDGY, from the coding sequence ATGACTATCAAATCACTATCAATTATAACTGCCTGTGCCGCTATTATGGCGACTACGGCCTCCTGTACCAAAGACCTGAACCGTCTGCCGTATGTGCAGGAGACATCAGAGACTGTCTATAAAGATCCGGTAAAAATAAAAGGTGTACTGGCCAAACTGTACGGCAGTTTGTGTCTCAGTGGACAACACTATGAAGATAATGGTCTGTCAGACATCATCACCGACAATACCGGTACCAACGTATTCCTTCGTAACTACTGGCAGTTACAGGAGCTCACTACAGATGAAGCGGTGATCGGATGGAACGACGGCGACCTGCTGAGTTTTCATAATCTCAATTTCACACCTGATGGGAAATATGTGAAAGTATTATACGATCGTATATTCTTTGGAGTGGCCGCGTGTAATGAGTTCCTGCGTCAGACGACCGAAGAGAAGATGAGCAGCTTTCCTGCGGATGTGGCAGCAGATATACAGGAGTACCGTCTTGAAGCACGTTACCTGCGTGCGTTTTATTACTGGACAGCGATCGACATGTATGGTAAGGTACCATTTGTAACAGAAGCAGATCCGGTAGGTGCATTTCAGCCGAAACAAATATCCAGGGCTGACCTGTTCACCTGGCTGGAGAAAGAGTTACAGGAACTGGAAGGTCTTCTACCAGAACCACGTACCAATGAATATGGCAGGGCCGATCGCGGTGCCGCATGGGCATTATTAGCCAGGCTGTATCTGAACGCAAAGGTGTATACCGGTACAGAAAAGAATACAGAGACCATCACTTATTGTAATAAGCTGATGAGTAACGGTGCATATTCACTGGCAGCAGATTACGCACAGTTGTTCAAAACAGATAATGACAAGACGAATGAGATTATCTTCCCGATCCTGGCAGATGGTGTGACATCCCAGTCATATGGAAATACCAGTTTCATCGTATTGGGATCGATCGGCGGTAATATGAACGTAGCAGACTATGGCATGTCGACAAGCTGGGGCGGTATGAGAACGACCAGGGCGATCGTTGACCTGTTCCCCGATCCATTCGGGACAGTAGATAAACGTGCCATCTTCTACACCAGCGGACAAAACCTGGAGATCAGTGATCTGGCCAGCTTTAACGACGGCTATGCGGTACCGAAGTTTACAAACATGAGCTCTACCGGTCAGCCGGGATCGGACCCTACCCGGAGATTTACAGATACTGACTTCCCGATGTTCCGCCTGGGTGAAATATACCTGGCTTATGCAGAAGCAGTGGTACGTGGTGGCAGTGGCGGCTCAACAGCTGCAGCCGTGAACTATGTGAACCTGCTGCGCAGAAGAGGCTACGGGAATAATAACGGAGATATCAGTGCCAGTCAGCTAACGCTTGATTTCATTCTCGCAGAAAGAGGCAGGGAACTCTATTGGGAAGCCAAAAGAAGAACAGACCTGGTGCGTTTCGGCTTACTGACAAGCGGCAGTTATGTATGGCCGTTCAAAGGTGGCGTAGCGGCAGGTACGGGTGTACAGGAGAAGTATAACGTCTTCCCTATCCCGACTACAGACAGGATCGCCAATCCTAATCTTGTTCAGAATGATGGCTATTAA
- a CDS encoding glycoside hydrolase family 2 protein — protein MKKLVSCLLSSVCIASAVQAQRQQQWQLIKDRIVTQWAEKVDPKAPLPEYPRPMLVRSNNWQNLNGLWSYAITEKSQPQPSKYDGSILVPYAVESALSGVGRNVGKDSLLWYKTTISIPAGMKNKDVLLHFGAVDWQTEVFVNGTSVGKHEGGYDPFSFNITAFLKKGAKQDITVRVWDPTDEGPQPAGKQVVKPEGIWYTPVTGIWQTVWLEAVPKTYIASTKQTPDIDKHTLTISADVQNVQAGDNLKIEVLEGGKVVAQQQTGAKETAVITLSDEKLWSPSNPFLYDLKVTLVRNNKPVDAIKSYFAMRKISMAKDAAGIQRMMLNNKFLFQYGPLDQGWWPDGLYTPPTYEAMIYDVDQLKKMGFNMIRKHIKVEPATYYAYCDKVGMLLWQDMPSGDRGNGWENRIGILDNQTDKDRTPASEGYYRKEWTAIMDALHNYPSIVVWIPFNEAWGQFKTVEITEWTMKKDPSRLVNSASGGNFYITGHILDLHNYPHPAMPSPELFGAKQILVLGEFGGLGLPVEGHTWQKNKNWGYQSFKTSEDMFRRYQDFTKRIAQLIPLGLSAAVYTQTTDVEGEINGFMTYDRKVDKFPVDKLREDNAKLYNPALVK, from the coding sequence ATGAAAAAACTTGTATCCTGTCTGTTGTCATCTGTCTGCATCGCTTCGGCTGTACAAGCCCAGCGGCAGCAACAGTGGCAGCTGATCAAAGACAGAATTGTAACCCAATGGGCAGAAAAGGTAGATCCTAAAGCACCTTTGCCTGAATATCCACGTCCGATGCTGGTTAGAAGTAACAACTGGCAAAATCTCAATGGTCTCTGGAGTTATGCTATTACTGAAAAATCTCAGCCACAGCCATCTAAGTATGATGGTAGTATCCTGGTACCTTATGCGGTAGAATCTGCATTATCGGGCGTAGGACGTAATGTGGGAAAGGACAGCTTGCTGTGGTATAAAACCACGATCAGCATTCCTGCAGGAATGAAGAACAAGGACGTACTGCTGCACTTCGGCGCCGTTGACTGGCAAACCGAGGTATTCGTCAATGGTACCAGCGTTGGTAAACACGAAGGAGGATATGATCCTTTCAGCTTTAACATCACTGCATTCCTGAAGAAAGGTGCGAAACAGGACATTACGGTACGCGTATGGGACCCGACAGATGAGGGTCCGCAGCCAGCGGGAAAGCAGGTGGTAAAACCAGAAGGCATCTGGTATACGCCGGTAACGGGCATCTGGCAAACGGTATGGCTGGAAGCTGTTCCAAAGACATACATCGCTTCTACCAAACAAACACCGGATATTGACAAACACACCCTTACGATCTCCGCTGATGTACAGAACGTGCAGGCTGGTGATAACCTGAAAATAGAAGTCCTGGAAGGCGGTAAGGTGGTTGCACAGCAACAGACCGGCGCAAAGGAAACAGCGGTTATTACCTTATCAGATGAAAAACTGTGGTCTCCGTCCAACCCTTTCCTGTATGACCTGAAAGTGACACTCGTACGGAACAACAAGCCTGTTGATGCGATCAAAAGTTATTTCGCAATGCGTAAAATATCCATGGCAAAAGATGCTGCGGGTATTCAACGGATGATGCTGAATAATAAATTCCTGTTCCAGTATGGTCCGCTGGACCAGGGCTGGTGGCCTGACGGATTATACACACCGCCTACTTATGAAGCGATGATATATGATGTTGATCAGCTGAAGAAAATGGGCTTTAACATGATCCGGAAGCATATCAAAGTAGAACCTGCTACTTACTATGCTTATTGTGATAAGGTAGGTATGCTGCTGTGGCAGGATATGCCAAGCGGCGACAGAGGTAATGGCTGGGAGAACCGCATTGGTATCCTGGATAATCAGACCGACAAAGACCGTACACCTGCATCGGAAGGCTATTATCGTAAGGAGTGGACAGCCATCATGGATGCACTGCATAACTATCCCAGTATCGTAGTATGGATACCATTCAATGAGGCATGGGGACAGTTTAAGACAGTAGAGATCACTGAATGGACCATGAAGAAAGATCCGTCAAGACTGGTGAACAGCGCCAGTGGTGGTAACTTCTATATCACTGGTCATATCCTTGATTTACATAACTATCCGCATCCTGCTATGCCAAGTCCGGAGCTCTTTGGTGCTAAGCAGATCCTGGTATTGGGTGAGTTTGGTGGTCTCGGCCTGCCGGTAGAAGGACACACCTGGCAGAAGAACAAGAACTGGGGTTACCAGTCTTTCAAGACTTCTGAGGATATGTTCAGACGTTACCAGGACTTCACGAAGAGAATTGCCCAGCTGATCCCGTTAGGGCTGTCAGCAGCAGTGTATACACAAACGACAGATGTAGAGGGAGAGATCAATGGTTTTATGACCTATGATCGTAAGGTGGATAAGTTCCCGGTAGACAAACTGCGTGAGGATAATGCAAAGTTGTATAATCCCGCATTGGTGAAATAG
- a CDS encoding cellulase family glycosylhydrolase, with the protein MKKITALLSALLFAASVTGQLVYVDKKGVLRYTKDQTEAIFFGVNYTSPFAYGYRSHKVLGADLKKAIDNDVYHLARLGVDAFRVHVWDTEITDANGNLLQNDHLDLFDYLISKLKERNIKILLTPIAFWGNGYPEQDENTGSFSYIYGKEKALVNDTAIRAQENYMKQFFVHVNPYTKLSYKNDPDVIATEINNEPHHSGPLAGATSYVNRLAAAIRSTGWKKPVFYNISESPYYAGAVATANIDGVSFQWYPTGLVANRTLQGNLLPNVDHYRIPFDTIPAFANKARMVYEFDAGDVLQPVMYPAMARSFRTAGFQWATQFAYDPMATAYANTEYQTHYLNLAYTPEKAISLLIAGKAFHQLARNKSYGTYPADSAFGNTRISYAAQLSEWVAPTEFYYTSNTNTIPADAAKLEHVAGTGYSPVVQYSGTGAYFLDKVEGGVWRLEVMPDVLQLRDPFEKASLSKEVRRVQWNSQSMEISLPDLGDDFSIAAVNEGNTWQPVVNGKSIHVYPGTYLLVKKGHKAATGKKINGVIALHEYVAPQPVRTDLVVSHQPLKEVSAGQPLTIRATIAGIDSSAQVWVEGSRLGGEWLKAEMKLTGPSRYETTIPTSAQLTGILQYRLIIKQGDQFITYPGHHTSDPHAWDSWQQDTWETFITAPYTMSLLNATSDHDIITLPSYTKNAYTAGSTPGQLAVRFDGRGTKTDTITGISRAVQVRLKNSSRAKMVVVRARVTNSSQAEARIALVGNNGAAVAAHFQLSDTFRDIEIPIDLFKKDEVLLLPRPYPGFMPLWFKTAAIFPGIGELDKIEISNLPAKNQGTQALPYYIEIESVWLKLVEHVQI; encoded by the coding sequence ATGAAAAAAATAACAGCATTATTATCCGCCCTCCTCTTCGCTGCTTCCGTCACTGGCCAGCTGGTGTACGTAGACAAGAAAGGCGTATTACGGTATACAAAAGATCAGACGGAAGCTATTTTCTTTGGCGTGAATTATACATCGCCCTTTGCATATGGTTACCGTTCGCATAAAGTGCTGGGTGCTGATCTGAAAAAGGCGATCGACAATGATGTGTATCATCTGGCACGACTCGGCGTAGATGCTTTTCGTGTGCATGTATGGGATACAGAGATCACAGATGCCAATGGGAACCTGCTGCAAAATGATCACCTCGACCTTTTCGATTATCTCATCAGCAAACTGAAGGAAAGGAATATTAAGATCCTGCTGACACCTATTGCTTTCTGGGGCAATGGTTATCCGGAGCAGGATGAAAATACCGGTAGCTTCTCCTATATCTACGGAAAGGAAAAAGCCCTGGTAAATGATACCGCTATACGTGCACAGGAGAACTATATGAAACAGTTCTTTGTACATGTCAATCCTTATACAAAGCTGTCTTATAAGAACGATCCGGATGTCATTGCAACAGAGATCAACAATGAACCGCATCATAGCGGTCCGCTGGCTGGTGCTACGAGCTATGTGAACAGGCTGGCAGCGGCTATCCGTAGTACCGGATGGAAAAAACCGGTATTCTATAATATCAGTGAGTCCCCATATTATGCCGGTGCGGTGGCTACTGCGAATATTGATGGCGTAAGCTTTCAGTGGTATCCGACGGGGCTGGTCGCTAACCGTACGTTGCAAGGGAATCTGCTGCCGAATGTAGATCACTACAGGATCCCGTTTGATACAATACCGGCCTTTGCCAACAAAGCAAGAATGGTGTATGAATTTGATGCAGGAGATGTACTGCAACCGGTGATGTATCCGGCGATGGCGCGTAGTTTCAGGACAGCGGGCTTTCAATGGGCGACACAGTTTGCGTATGATCCGATGGCGACGGCTTATGCCAATACGGAGTATCAGACACATTACCTGAATCTGGCATATACACCCGAGAAAGCCATCAGTTTGCTGATAGCAGGTAAGGCCTTTCATCAGTTAGCACGTAATAAAAGCTATGGTACTTATCCGGCAGATAGTGCATTCGGTAATACCAGGATCAGTTATGCAGCGCAGCTGAGTGAATGGGTAGCCCCGACTGAATTTTATTACACCAGTAATACAAACACCATTCCTGCTGATGCGGCAAAACTGGAACACGTAGCTGGTACAGGCTACTCTCCTGTAGTACAGTACAGCGGCACCGGCGCTTACTTTCTTGATAAAGTAGAAGGTGGGGTATGGCGACTGGAAGTGATGCCAGATGTATTACAACTGCGGGATCCTTTTGAGAAAGCTTCGCTATCCAAGGAAGTAAGAAGAGTACAGTGGAATAGCCAGTCTATGGAGATCAGTTTACCTGACCTGGGAGATGACTTCAGTATTGCGGCGGTAAATGAAGGAAATACCTGGCAACCCGTTGTAAATGGCAAAAGTATACATGTTTATCCGGGGACTTATCTGTTAGTAAAAAAAGGCCATAAGGCAGCTACGGGTAAGAAGATCAATGGTGTGATAGCCCTGCATGAATATGTGGCGCCACAACCGGTACGGACCGACCTGGTGGTGAGCCACCAGCCGCTAAAGGAAGTATCAGCAGGTCAGCCGTTAACGATCCGGGCCACTATTGCCGGTATTGATAGCAGTGCACAGGTATGGGTGGAAGGAAGCCGGTTGGGAGGAGAATGGCTGAAAGCAGAAATGAAGCTGACAGGCCCTTCCCGATATGAGACCACCATACCTACATCCGCGCAGTTGACAGGTATACTGCAATACAGGCTGATCATCAAACAGGGCGATCAGTTTATCACCTATCCTGGGCATCATACCAGTGATCCGCATGCGTGGGACAGTTGGCAACAGGATACCTGGGAGACATTTATTACTGCGCCTTATACAATGAGCTTACTTAATGCTACGAGTGACCATGATATCATCACACTGCCTTCATACACAAAGAACGCCTACACTGCTGGCAGCACGCCAGGTCAGCTAGCCGTCCGTTTCGATGGTCGTGGTACTAAAACTGACACGATCACGGGTATCAGCAGGGCGGTACAGGTACGGTTGAAGAATTCATCCAGGGCGAAGATGGTTGTTGTACGTGCGAGAGTCACTAACAGTAGTCAGGCTGAAGCGAGGATTGCATTGGTCGGCAATAACGGGGCGGCTGTTGCTGCACATTTTCAGCTGAGCGATACTTTCCGGGATATTGAAATACCTATTGATCTCTTTAAGAAAGATGAAGTGTTACTGTTACCAAGACCCTACCCTGGTTTTATGCCGTTGTGGTTTAAAACAGCCGCCATTTTCCCTGGTATCGGCGAACTGGATAAGATAGAGATCAGTAATCTGCCTGCGAAAAATCAGGGTACACAGGCCCTCCCGTATTACATAGAAATAGAATCCGTCTGGTTAAAATTAGTTGAACATGTACAGATATAA